A part of Setaria viridis chromosome 8, Setaria_viridis_v4.0, whole genome shotgun sequence genomic DNA contains:
- the LOC140220200 gene encoding disease resistance protein RPM1-like, with protein MSKAFKDMFEITSGLPLAILLLGRLLRRKVFPEQWEDVLKHLKSMKPSSRVEGVLALSFDDLPHYLKSCFLYFAMMPQNMSYSAAGLVRIWAAEGFLKPRRGQSMEDAGHSYLKELISRGMVHVFEKGPVASEESTLRTVVIHQRLHAMARFETEGSFLDVYDCTDIPASSTGVRHLYIQNLSNAAYTHMEGASFPKLRSVSCDFSEYWEYKAEEQQHVTAGHQDQPYHDSFLGHLGRSNLLRVIDLGGLQVKRLPSMIGSLVHLRYLCIQRSCLVELPSTIANLINLQTLDIIGTKVKRVTPAFWAIPTLRHVRAEMLHMPKPKSAGVLKSMQSLVGMVCVHPWHNNISPLHKMINVRELDISSLNSDHWGALSDAFKQLESLLYLRIRGCDIPALTLFTKFNLRRLQRLKLDGRIFMSAKEEAEEQFTLPNLTSLLLMHSGVKQGFIDKIGKLPRLVRLELYEKSYEGEELVFTQESGFVNLTHLGLRSLPGLSKWKIVSESLPNVEKVIVNDCTNMKLEVEGGVQVLKNLTKFKVIDMPKKWGVEEAGPLSEKFVQI; from the coding sequence ATGAGCAAGGCATTCAAAGACATGTTTGAGATCACAAGCGGCCTTCCTCTGGCAATCCTGCTACTGGGCCGGCTTCTTCGGAGAAAGGTGTTCCCTGAGCAATGGGAAGATGTGCTGAAGCATCTCAAATCCATGAAGCCGTCAAGTCGTGTAGAAGGTGTATTGGCATTAAGCTTTGATGATCTTCCACATTATTTGAAGTCATGTTTCTTGTACTTTGCCATGATGCCACAGAACATGAGCTACAGTGCTGCTGGGTTGGTTCGGATATGGGCAGCGGAGGGGTTCCTCAAGCCGAGAAGGGGACAAAGTATGGAGGATGCTGGGCACAGTTACCTAAAAGAGCTTATTTCAAGAGGTATGGTACATGTGTTTGAGAAGGGACCCGTGGCATCTGAAGAGTCCACGTTGAGGACAGTGGTTATCCATCAGAGACTTCATGCCATGGCAAGGTTCGAAACAGAGGGCAGTTTCCTAGATGTCTACGACTGCACAGATATCCCAGCATCCTCTACAGGTGTTCGACACCTCTACATCCAAAACTTGAGTAATGCTGCCTACACGCATATGGAGGGTGCTTCATTCCCTAAGTTACGATCTGTCTCATGTGACTTCTCCGAGTATTGGGAATACAAAGCTGAAGAGCAACAACACGTGACAGCTGGTCATCAAGATCAACCCTACCATGACAGTTTCCTGGGACATTTAGGAAGATCCAACTTACTCCGAGTGATAGATCTTGGAGGGCTGCAAGTCAAAAGGTTGCCATCAATGATCGGGAGCTTGGTCCATCTGAGGTACCTGTGCATTCAGCGTAGCTGCTTGGTGGAGCTTCCATCAACGATTGCAAATCTGATCAACCTCCAGACGCTCGACATAATAGGAACGAAGGTGAAGAGAGTCACACCGGCATTTTGGGCGATCCCGACGCTGCGGCATGTCCGCGCAGAAATGTTACATATGCCCAAGCCCAAGTCAGCTGGGGTGCTCAAGTCCATGCAGTCACTCGTGGGCATGGTCTGCGTTCATCCCTGGCACAACAACATCAGTCCTTTGCACAAAATGATTAACGTGCGAGAGTTGGATATCTCAAGCCTGAACTCCGACCACTGGGGCGCCCTTTCAGATGCTTTCAAGCAGCTAGAGTCACTCCTCTACCTTCGTATTCGTGGGTGCGACATCCCAGCACTCACCCTGTTCACAAAATTTAACCTGCGGCGTCTACAGAGACTCAAGTTGGACGGAAGGATCTTCATGTCAGCTaaagaggaagcagaagaacagTTCACGTTGCCAAACCTCACCAGCCTGTTACTTATGCATTCAGGGGTGAAACAAGGCTTCATCGACAAGATAGGCAAACTCCCCCGCCTTGTGAGGCTAGAGTTGTATGAGAAATCATATGAAGGAGAAGAGCTCGTTTTCACTCAAGAAAGTGGATTTGTCAACCTCACACACCTTGGGCTCCGGAGCCTCCCTGGATTGTCCAAGTGGAAGATCGTGTCGGAGTCCCTTCCAAATGTTGAAAAAGTAATTGTCAATGATTGCACCAACATGAAACTCGAGGTTGAAGGGGGTGTGCAGGTGTTGAAAAATCTCACTAAGTTCAAAGTCATCGACATGCCCAAAAAATGGGGCGTCGAGGAGGCTGGGCCCCTAAGTGAAAAATTCGTCCAGATATGA
- the LOC117833769 gene encoding disease resistance protein Pik-2-like, which produces MADSAVSFVLGRLGEFVVKEARALQEVGNDVVLLKDKLQWLHTFVQQADHRRRCEGNTYMDVWVQQTREVALDVEDVLDEFMRRVDLQQGLPAWRKWLKFLRSCASQISVRRELSGRIAMIRARLDQISDHRSAYITDYSSSLTRESSSPSITTVDGWCVLTSL; this is translated from the coding sequence ATGGCCGATTCCGCCGTGAGCTTCGTCCTcggccggctcggggagttCGTAGTGAAGGAGGCCCGCGCCCTGCAGGAGGTGGGCAACGACGTGGTGCTGCTCAAAGACAAGCTCCAGTGGCTGCACACGTTCGTCCAGCAGGCGGACCACCGGCGGCGCTGCGAGGGCAACACCTACATGGACGTGTGGGTGCAGCAGACGCGGGAAGTGGCGCTGGACGTGGAGGACGTGCTGGACGAGTTCATGCGGCGCGTGGACTTGCAGCAGGGCCTGCCGGCATGGAGGAAGTGGCTCAAGTTCCTGCGGTCGTGCGCCTCGCAGATCTccgtgcggcgcgagctgtCCGGAAGGATCGCCATGATCAGAGCAAGGCTGGACCAGATCTCCGACCACAGAAGTGCCTACATCACCGACTACTCTTCTTCACTTACCCGGGAGTCCTCCTCCCCATCGATCACCACGGTTGATGGATGGTGCGTGCTTACATCTCTCTAA